A genomic window from Solanum stenotomum isolate F172 chromosome 10, ASM1918654v1, whole genome shotgun sequence includes:
- the LOC125843101 gene encoding LOW QUALITY PROTEIN: uncharacterized protein LOC125843101 (The sequence of the model RefSeq protein was modified relative to this genomic sequence to represent the inferred CDS: substituted 2 bases at 2 genomic stop codons) — MQTEKEERGEEERLVQQGQVLVLLQHQLNHNQAQREEEVDQEVLQNSXCLYXFIYATGRGRGTATGNGTCIGVAADGFGAIRNGRGTGTDLARRGRGTGTDLAGRARGTGVAATATNVPGATGRGKRPRMVGKRILHTQSGFTIHNLGMPMTLHQKCELHSVNFSIVTGNLGNHKPRLGLKWREKVVVTQQGLQEMKENKRMRTRSNVAEPVLHFFYVYNYAVVTAI, encoded by the exons ATGCAGACAGAGAAAGAGGAAAGGGGAGAGGAAGAGAGACTAGTTCAACAAGGTCAAGTGTTGGTTCTTCTACAACATCAATTGAATCACAATCAAGCACAAAGAGAGGAAGAGGTTGACCAAGAGGTTCTACAAAACAGTTAATGTTTATACTAATTCATTTA TGCTACTGGAAGGGGAAGAGGAACTGCAACTGGTAATGGAACATGTATTGGTGTTGCTGCTGATGGTTTTGGTGCCATTAGAAACGGAAGAGGAACTGGAACTGATTTAGCTAGAAGGGGAAGAGGAACTGGAACTGATTTAGCTGGAAGGGCAAGAGGAACTGGTGTAGCTGCTACTGCTACTAATGTTCCTGGTGCTACTGGAAGAGGGAAGAGGCCAAGAATGGTTGGAAAAAGGATACTACATACACAGAGTGGTTTTACAATCCACAAT CTTGGAATGCCTATGACACTACATcaaaagtgtgaattacataG tgtgaACTTTTCAATAGTGACTGGAAATCTTGGGAATCATAAACCAAGATTAGGCTTAAAATGGAGAGAAAAGGTTGTTGTAACTCAACAAGGTCTTCAAGAgatgaaagaaaacaaaagaatgagAACTAGGTCCAATGTTGCTGAA CCAGTTTTGCATTTCTTTTATGTGTACAATTATGCAGTTGTGACTGCAATTTAG